From Anas acuta chromosome 20, bAnaAcu1.1, whole genome shotgun sequence, a single genomic window includes:
- the LRSAM1 gene encoding E3 ubiquitin-protein ligase LRSAM1 isoform X4, which translates to MLTLDASSMTYPSADICSAGTESIQQFLCKECGIAYYPPSQDALPALESDGGETSVDGVDRTVQKYLEEENKWQNKFLDYEKRKEKKMQEKLEFERRLNIGQREHALLVQQISSQKDEILQTVREDQMRLEKGLTKHQRHLEEERLKLLQQLKQAEQGIASRIQKLIEDNQRQKQSSDILKSLENERIRMEQLMAITQEETEQLRRREVASAMQQMLAESYKNKLIQMTYESRRQDLVNQACSSLAEMDQKFQQILAWQQLDQNKAVSQILQQSEMQKAAFEALQLKKDLMHRQIRNQIKLIETELLQLTQLELKRQELDTETLQGVIMEQRQALGYLLQQLLKEKKQREEELQQILLEMEAKSETKQENYWLIQYQRLLNQKPLSLKLQEEGLEKQLVNLLIELSAEQYVPVFAHHRISLQVLSTMTASDLEKMGVTEAGLQRAILRRAQEILAVAKTIPELLKTVDAEVPAAPEPSAPEEEAPSTVTPTAPPLCWDEKSECIVCMEREAQTVFLPCGHVCCCQTCCEQLRACPLCRKDITQHVRIFCSR; encoded by the exons ATGCTGACCCTGGACGCTTCTTCCATGACCTACCCATCAGCTGATATTTGCAGTGCAGGTACAGAGTCCATTCAGCAGTTCCTCTGCAAAG AGTGCGGAATTGCGTACTACCCTCCCTCACAGGATGCGCTCCCTGCGCTGGAGAGCGATGGAGGAGAAACGTCAGTGGATGGGGTGGACAGGACAGTGCAAAAGTACTTGGAGGAGGAGAACAAATGGCAG aacaaattctTGGACTATGAGAAGAGGAAG gaaaaaaaaatgcaggagaaGCTGGAATTTGAGCGGCGCCTGAACATAGGGCAAAGAGAACATGCTCTGCTTGTTCAACAGATCAGCAGTCAAAAGGATGAGATACTGCAGACAGTGAGAGAG GATCAGATGAGGCTGGAGAAGGGTCTGACAAAGCACCAGCGCCATTTGGAGGAGGAGCGCCTGAAACTGCTGCAGCAGTTGAAACAAGCAGAGCAGGGCATTGCCAGCCGTATCCAGAAGCTGATAGAGGACAATCAGAG gcaaaaaCAAAGTTCAGACATTCTGAAATCATTGGAGAATGAGAG AATAAGGATGGAGCAGCTGATGGCAATAACACAGGAGGAGACGGAACAACTGCGCAGAAGGGAAGTGGCCT CTGCCATGCAACAAATGCTGGCCGAGAGCTACAAGAACAAGCTCATTCAAATGACCTACGAGTCTCGTCGGCAAGACCTTGTCAACCAGGCCTGCTCCAG CCTGGCTGAGATGGATCAGAAGTTCCAGCAAATCCTGGCTTGGCAACAGCTGGATCAGAACAAGGCTGTTAGTCAGATCTTGCAGCAG AGTGAGATGCAGAAAGCTGCCTTTGAAGCTCTCCAACTGAAGAAGGATCTTATGCATAGACAGATCAGGAACCAG ATTAAATTAATAGAAACAGAGTTATTGCAGTTGACACAGCTGGAGTTAAAGAGGCAAGAACTGGACACAGAGACGCTGCAG GGGGTGATCATGGAGCAACGCCAAGCACTTGGttacctgctgcagcagctgctcaaagaaaagaagcaaagggAGGAAGAACTGCAACAAATACTG ctggaaaTGGAGGCAAAGAGTGAGACCAAACAGGAGAACTACTGGCTGATCCAGTACCAGCGCCTGCTGAACCAGAAGCCACTCTCCCTGAAACTCCAG GAGGAGGGCTTGGAGAAGCAGCTGGTGAACCTTTTAATCGAGCTGTCAGCTGAACAGTACGTGCCTGTCTTTGCACACCATCGAATATCTTTGCAAGTGCTCAGCACCATGACTGCCAGTGACCTGGAAAAG ATGGGTGTTACAGAGGCTGGCCTGCAGCGTGCCATCCTCAGGCGAGCTCAGGAGATCCTGGCTGTGGCAAAGACAATCCCAG agctgctgaagaCGGTGGATGCCgaggtgcctgcagccccagagCCCAGCGCCCCCGAGGAGGAGGCTCCAAGCACCGTGACCCCGACTGCTCCCCCGCTGTGCTGGGATGAGAAGTCCGAGTGCATTGTCTGCATGGAGCGGGAG